A genomic stretch from Corynebacterium faecale includes:
- a CDS encoding SulP family inorganic anion transporter, whose translation MKGDRAAWERFLPGVAALRRYERPWLRGDVVAGVTVAAYLVPQVMAYAVIAGLPAVVGLWATLAPMFIYFFLGTSRKLSIGPESTTALMTAAGVGALVGAAGGPDRYAEVAAILAIAVGIVCIIAFIARLGFLTTLLSRPVLIGYLIGIALLMIVSQLGKVTKLNTEGEDSYGEIRSFLSQLPQVHLPTVVLAVAVLISLYVATWLLPKWPSALLVLLIAGAVVAIFNLERLGLEVIGEVPRGLPEPRLPDLGDLEIWSLLPFAVGIAIVGFSDNILTGRAFASGRGEVIDSNQELLALGTANMANGFLQGFPVSSSGSRTVLGDAAGARTQVHSLVVILAVVMVLMFAGPVLESFPDAALGALVIYAATQLIDITELRRIGRFRRSELVITAATAAAVVIFGVLVGIGFAIALSILDLIRRITRPHADVLGYAPGVPGMHSLEDYEDATAVRGLVVFRYDSPLFFANAENFVARALQTVDGSEVPVEWFLLNAEANTEIDLTAVDALEELRAQLEQRGIRFTLARVKQDLYRRLEPTGFIDLIGEDYIFETLPTAVRAYVEYYRNQHGELPEGVPREIIEP comes from the coding sequence ATGAAAGGTGACAGAGCAGCGTGGGAGCGTTTTCTTCCCGGTGTGGCAGCGCTGCGCCGCTATGAGCGTCCCTGGCTGCGCGGTGATGTTGTTGCTGGCGTGACCGTTGCTGCCTATCTGGTGCCCCAGGTGATGGCATATGCCGTTATCGCCGGACTGCCCGCAGTGGTTGGGCTCTGGGCGACGCTTGCACCGATGTTCATTTATTTCTTCCTGGGCACCTCACGGAAGCTGTCGATTGGGCCGGAATCCACCACAGCCCTGATGACCGCAGCCGGTGTTGGGGCCCTGGTCGGGGCTGCTGGCGGGCCGGATCGTTACGCTGAGGTAGCTGCTATCCTCGCCATCGCGGTTGGAATCGTCTGCATCATCGCTTTCATCGCGCGACTGGGTTTTCTCACCACACTGTTGTCCCGCCCCGTACTGATCGGGTATCTCATCGGTATCGCCCTGCTCATGATCGTGAGCCAGCTCGGGAAAGTGACCAAACTCAATACAGAAGGGGAGGATTCCTACGGGGAGATCAGGTCTTTTCTTTCCCAGCTCCCTCAAGTGCACCTGCCGACGGTGGTGCTGGCCGTTGCTGTTCTCATCTCCTTGTATGTGGCCACGTGGCTGCTCCCCAAATGGCCATCCGCACTCCTGGTCCTGCTGATCGCCGGTGCCGTTGTGGCCATCTTTAATCTGGAGCGTCTCGGGCTGGAGGTCATCGGTGAGGTACCCCGTGGCCTTCCTGAGCCACGGCTTCCAGACCTTGGGGATCTCGAGATCTGGTCGCTATTGCCGTTTGCAGTGGGGATCGCCATCGTCGGGTTTTCAGACAATATCCTCACCGGCAGAGCTTTCGCGTCCGGCAGGGGAGAGGTCATTGATTCGAATCAGGAGCTGCTGGCTTTGGGCACCGCCAACATGGCCAACGGTTTTCTGCAGGGGTTTCCAGTTTCCTCCAGTGGCTCCAGGACAGTGCTCGGGGATGCTGCCGGGGCCAGAACACAGGTGCATTCCCTCGTGGTGATCCTTGCAGTGGTGATGGTGCTCATGTTCGCTGGGCCTGTTCTGGAATCTTTCCCGGATGCCGCGCTCGGAGCCCTGGTTATCTATGCAGCCACCCAATTGATCGATATCACGGAGCTCCGACGCATAGGTAGGTTCCGGCGTAGTGAACTTGTCATCACGGCGGCCACCGCAGCTGCCGTGGTGATTTTCGGTGTGCTGGTGGGGATCGGATTCGCCATTGCACTGTCGATTCTGGATCTGATCCGACGCATCACCCGGCCCCATGCTGATGTCCTTGGTTATGCACCCGGGGTTCCAGGGATGCACAGTCTGGAAGACTATGAAGACGCAACCGCGGTTCGGGGACTGGTTGTTTTCCGCTACGATTCACCACTCTTCTTCGCCAACGCGGAGAACTTCGTGGCGCGCGCACTACAGACGGTTGATGGTTCCGAAGTGCCGGTGGAATGGTTCCTTCTCAACGCCGAGGCGAACACCGAAATCGATCTCACCGCTGTGGATGCCCTGGAGGAATTACGTGCCCAGTTGGAACAGCGGGGAATCCGTTTCACCCTCGCGCGGGTTAAACAAGACCTGTACCGGCGTCTTGAGCCCACCGGTTTCATCGATCTCATCGGTGAGGACTATATTTTTGAAACCCTCCCGACAGCAGTGAGGGCATACGTGGAGTACTACCGCAATCAGCACGGGGAACTCCCCGAGGGTGTACCCCGGGAAATCATCGAGCCGTGA
- the ehuA gene encoding ectoine/hydroxyectoine ABC transporter ATP-binding protein EhuA: MIEFRDVGKSFGDHTVLNNLNFTVRQGERVTLIGPSGSGKTTILRLVMTLESLTDGFIFINGEPLTHVEKNGRRTPVSAKEQKRIRTKIGMVFQQFNLFPNMTVLENIIEAPVHVLGIPKKEAIRRAKELLEKVGLPDKADAHPTSLSGGQQQRVAIARALAMDPEILLLDEVTSALDPEVVVEVLGILRDIAASTNVTMLIVTHEMSFARDVSDRVMMLDNGRIVESASPHTIFTQPQEKRTQEFLSAVLGSGL; encoded by the coding sequence GTGATCGAATTCCGGGATGTGGGCAAATCCTTCGGGGACCACACCGTGCTCAACAACCTCAACTTCACCGTGCGTCAGGGCGAACGTGTCACACTGATCGGTCCCTCCGGTTCGGGAAAAACCACCATCCTGCGCCTGGTAATGACCTTGGAGAGCCTCACCGATGGTTTCATCTTCATCAACGGGGAACCCTTGACCCATGTGGAGAAAAACGGCAGGAGGACGCCGGTATCCGCGAAAGAACAGAAGAGGATCCGCACCAAGATTGGCATGGTGTTTCAACAATTCAATCTGTTTCCCAACATGACGGTGTTAGAGAACATCATCGAGGCACCGGTCCATGTCCTGGGGATCCCGAAGAAGGAGGCCATCAGGAGAGCTAAGGAACTCCTGGAGAAGGTTGGACTACCGGACAAGGCGGATGCCCATCCCACATCGCTGTCGGGTGGGCAGCAACAGCGAGTGGCCATCGCCCGTGCGCTGGCCATGGATCCAGAGATTCTCCTGCTGGATGAAGTCACCTCAGCCCTGGATCCGGAGGTGGTGGTGGAGGTACTCGGCATTCTGCGTGACATTGCGGCAAGCACGAACGTGACCATGTTGATCGTGACACACGAGATGTCCTTCGCCCGGGATGTCTCCGACCGGGTGATGATGCTGGACAACGGCAGAATCGTGGAGTCTGCATCCCCACACACCATCTTCACGCAGCCACAGGAGAAACGCACCCAGGAGTTTCTCTCCGCGGTGCTGGGCAGCGGACTATAA
- a CDS encoding amino acid ABC transporter permease — protein sequence MLEAFFKVTLLVTVLGTAIATVLGLVIAILIRLLPRPLSLLVRWIADFIRMTPIIVQLLMVFYGMVWLEPLTIGILVFGVHYATYMSEVYRAGIESVPKGQWEAITALSMSPRRAWSKVIIPQALRSTVPSLGNYAISMFKESPFLISIAVMEMVNTALAIGGFTYRYNEVITIAGLIFLAASYPTAILVNRLEKRLAYAH from the coding sequence ATGCTGGAAGCCTTTTTCAAGGTCACCCTGCTGGTTACTGTGCTCGGCACCGCGATCGCCACGGTTCTCGGGCTGGTCATCGCCATCCTGATCCGGTTACTCCCCCGGCCCCTGTCCTTGTTGGTGCGCTGGATTGCGGATTTCATCCGCATGACGCCCATCATCGTTCAACTTCTCATGGTGTTTTACGGCATGGTCTGGTTGGAACCCCTCACCATCGGCATCCTTGTATTCGGCGTCCACTATGCAACGTATATGTCCGAGGTGTACCGGGCTGGAATCGAATCGGTTCCGAAGGGACAGTGGGAGGCAATCACCGCCCTATCGATGTCACCACGTCGTGCCTGGTCAAAGGTGATCATCCCTCAGGCCCTCCGATCCACCGTCCCATCACTGGGAAACTACGCCATTTCCATGTTCAAGGAATCCCCCTTCCTCATTTCCATCGCGGTCATGGAGATGGTGAACACCGCCCTGGCGATCGGTGGCTTCACCTACCGCTACAACGAAGTCATCACCATCGCCGGCCTTATTTTCCTGGCCGCCAGCTACCCCACAGCTATTCTTGTCAACCGATTGGAGAAACGACTTGCCTACGCCCACTGA
- a CDS encoding amino acid ABC transporter permease, whose amino-acid sequence MDNFDALISRAPLLWDGMWLTIQLTVISGFLAFILAIVFGLAAGSPKFILRLPARIIIEFFRGTSLLVQLFWLYYVLPLFGPQLDAFTVGVAALSLNYGAYAAEAVRASITSVPKAQWEATTALSMSWSHKMRRIIFPQAWALMLPSLTNLWVHLLKGSSIVYIVGLSEFTFELLQLRRVTDWFFALAITGLIGYFLLALVITWGMHLLEVRAKFRLGRGPSLKEVLSLKPTLHVGTGGRSMAPTGNQSQGGPR is encoded by the coding sequence GTGGACAACTTTGACGCACTCATATCACGGGCACCGCTGCTCTGGGACGGGATGTGGCTGACCATCCAGCTGACCGTGATCAGTGGGTTCCTTGCCTTCATCCTCGCCATCGTATTCGGGCTTGCAGCGGGAAGCCCGAAATTCATCCTCCGGCTACCGGCCCGCATCATTATTGAATTCTTCCGCGGAACCTCCCTGTTGGTGCAACTGTTCTGGCTCTACTATGTCCTGCCCCTTTTCGGCCCGCAGCTTGATGCTTTCACCGTCGGAGTGGCGGCACTCAGTCTCAACTACGGTGCCTACGCCGCTGAAGCTGTCCGTGCCTCCATCACCTCGGTGCCCAAGGCACAGTGGGAGGCCACCACCGCCCTGTCGATGTCCTGGTCGCACAAGATGAGACGCATCATCTTCCCCCAAGCCTGGGCCCTCATGCTCCCCTCCCTCACCAATCTCTGGGTGCATCTGCTCAAGGGCAGTTCCATCGTGTATATCGTCGGACTCAGTGAGTTCACCTTCGAACTACTGCAGCTTCGTCGTGTTACCGATTGGTTCTTCGCTCTCGCGATCACCGGGCTCATCGGTTATTTTCTCCTCGCGCTCGTCATCACCTGGGGCATGCACCTGCTGGAGGTACGCGCCAAGTTCCGCCTCGGCAGGGGTCCGAGTCTGAAGGAAGTGCTCTCCCTGAAACCCACCCTCCACGTGGGCACAGGTGGTAGATCCATGGCGCCTACAGGCAATCAGTCCCAGGGAGGCCCGCGATGA